The Roseomonas gilardii nucleotide sequence AGGTGGCTCAGCACCTCCCGATCCACGGCCCGGCGCTGGCTGAACTGGGTCGGCAGGACGCCGATGATCCGCAGGTCCGGGTTGAGTCGGCGCTGCACCTTGTTCGCGGTGGCCAGGATGAGGCCCACCCCCATCGCGTCATAGGGTTCGGTACGGACAGGTACGATCACCTCCGTCGCCGCGGCGAGGGTCATCCAGGTCAGCATGCCAAGATTGGGCGGCGAGTCGAGCACGATCCAGTCGTAGCTGGAGCGGATCGGTGCGACAGCCTCCCGCAAGGCGGCGTCGAAGCCCGGTTCTCGGCGCCCGTCAGTGTCCGAGAGCTCGATATGGCTGGCGACCAGGTCGAAGGGAATGACTCGCCCCTGGCCCGCCGTATCGGCCAGCGCGTCGCCGGCGTGAACGATGGCCTCGGCGAGGGGGCGGCCGTTCAGGATGACGTGGGCAGTGGTGCGGCCCTGCCGATAGGCCTCGACCCCGCCACCGGCCAGCACCGCGGCCGTGGCCGTGGCCTGCGGGTCCATGTCGATCACGAGCACACGCCGTCCCAGAGCTGCCAGGGAAGCCGCGACGTTCAGCGCGCTGGTGGTCTTGCCGACGCCACCCTTCTGGTTGGCGAAGGCCAGGATGCGGGCATTGGCGGGTCGTGCCTGGGCAATGGCCGCGATTTCCACCGCGACCTCCCGCGGGATGGGCTCGCGCCCATTCTCCCACCGGCTGACCTTGGACTTGTCATAGGCGCGGCCCATGCGCCTGTTGAGGATATCTTTCAACTCGACCTGGCTGAGGCGAAGCTGCTGCCTCGCCTCCTTCAACATCTGCGAATCCATGCTTCGCCCCCCGGCATGCCTGGCCCCATCGGCGGCCGGGACGTTGCAACAGATCATCAACCCAATCAACCCTCAGGTTGATGGTTGCTTCGGGTTCGGACATCAGAACATCACCCGTCCGTCCGCTGCGAGATGTGGCCGGTTGGCAGTAGGCATGAGACGATCAGGCCGGAACACGCCGGAAGGTGCCCTGGGTCAGTTCCTCCATCCGATGAAGCATGGGATTCCGTTTCGCCGCCGCACGGTGCAGCAGAGCCTGCAGCCTCTGCCGCCGCGTTTCCGGCTCGGCGACCGCTTCCCGGCAAAGCGCCACCATCTCGCAGATCTGCGGCCGCCATTTGCGTGTGCGGCGCCACTGCCGGCAGGCCTGTTCCACGGCCCATATCGGGAACTCCCCCAGATCCTCAGCCCAGTCATCCGCGATCATCTGCTCGACCTGCGGCGGGTTCGGCTCGGCGCGGAAATGCGACAACAGGGCCAGAATGCGTGCGAGGAGCACTCCTCTTTCCGCGGGCCGCAGCGCCGCCTCCAGTTCCGAAAGATGCTGCATGGCCAGTCCGGCCACGCCGTCCTCCATCTCCGCTGGGGGTTGCCAGGTTTCCGTGATCCGGACTGTGCCGTTGTCGGGAAACAGGAAACGCCGCTCCTGAATGCCACTTTCCAGAAGTCTCGCCACGGGCGCGGGCGGTGACGGCAAGGGCTCCCTTGCTGCTTGTAGAAGGGACGTGTCGCGCCCTCCAGTTCTGCCCACGGGCCGGTCCTCCCGTCGGGGGAAGGAAGTACGATGATCGATCTGCACGGTTTGGGTCCTCCGGTTCAGCAAGGGCTGACATGGCCGGGCGGGGACATGGCCGCCGCCGCCCAGGCATCGAAGCGATGGAGACGGTGCTCCGCCTGCCGCTTTCCGGCGGGCGGAGCCGACCGGCTCGCCACCTCCGGTCGTGTGGCCGATAGGCGGCGAGGTTGCACCTGGTCGGCAATCAGCCATTCCAGCCAAGCCTCGTCGAGATTGGCGTAGCGGTAGCCCTTGGCACGGCAGCGTGTGACGAAGCGGAGCGTGTGGTGCTCCAGCGCCGCATCCGGATGGAGATGCCGGGCGCGTTCGGTGATGTCGCGCGACGGCAACCAGTCAGGGGGCGGTTCCCTCAGGGCGGAGCCCTGTCTCGCCGGCCGTTCGGGGTCCTGGCATTCCACCGGTGTGTCGGCTCCTGGCTGCGCGGGCATGGTGTGCGTGTCCTGAATCTGTTCAGGAATAGCGTGACTCGTGTCAGCCGGATGACAGGGCCTGTCCCTGTTCGGACAAAGCCCTGTTTCCCCCATGACAGGCGGCGGGCCATCCTGCACGAAGCTGCGCGCCTGTTCCGGCGTCTGGGCGAGCTGGTAGCGGCAGCTCGTGGTGCCGCCGTTCTGGCGCGAGCGGGCCTGCTTGCGGATCAGCCCGGCTGTGGCGAGATCCGCGATCACCCGGTTCACCCAGGGGCGGCTGCGGCCAAGCCGCCGCGCCAGCGTCGCCTGTGAGGGCTCGCAGAACCCGGCTTCGTCAGCATAGGTGCAAAGGGCGGCCATCACGGCCAACCGGTCCGCATCCACGGCAGGATGCAGCAGCCACCAGGCGGGGATCTTCCCCCACCGGGTCACCTGATCGAGGGACGCATTCGATGCCATCCGGAACCTCCGCCTGCGTGAGTCGGCGGCATCCGGAAGCCCCTCCCTGGCCCACGTCAAACTCTGACTCGGATCGCGCTGTAGGAACTCGGCGCGCTTCGGAAGGCAAAGCCCGCGCAAGCGGATGGGAAACGGCGCTCTTGTATAGGACAGCGGCGCGCCGGTTCGTGACGGTCCCGCGACTCCGATTCCAGCCGGGATTTGGCGCGAATATGGAGGGCAAACGCGCGGTCACATGGGTGCGCAGGGGCTCCCAGAGGCACCGTCCGCGACGGTCCCATCCTCCGGTGGCCATCCCTTTGAACGGAGCTTTGCCCTCATCCCTGCGGATGTAGGAACTCCGCGCACTTTCCGCAAAGAAGGGTCTGCGGGCCCTCGGATAGCGCGACATGAATATAGGAGATCGGCGCGTTTCAGGTCCTATGAGGGCTGGAAGGTGCGAAACGCGCCAATTCCCTATACCCCTTCCTCGCGGCAGCGGCGGAAACGCGCGCTTCCCCTATAGGCTTCTCGGGATACCAGCCCCCTGGAGCACGGTTGAATGCCGGACTGCTGTAGGGAAAGCGCGCGTTTGGCCGATGGCTGTAGGGAAAACGCGCGCTTTGCTATCCGTCTGACCGGGCGATTCGGCCGGAGCATCGCCGGAGCCGGCGGGCAAACGCGCCTTTCCCCTTCATAAGAGCGTCGATCACCGTCACGATCCGCGCCTTTCCCCTTCATCACGGGTGCAACAGGCGCTTGATGAGCGGGGCCAGAGCCCGCCAAATGCGCCGGACGCGGGCGGAAAGGGGATCATGTCGGAGCAGAGGGCCGCTTTGAAGCAGCCGACCCCATTGCAGCTCATCCTGTTCGAGAACTCGGATGCGGATGACAAGCGCTACACGAACACGATCAATCTCTACGATATCGCGCCTCGCTTCGTGTTCTACACAGACAGCCGGGCGGAGGGCGGCTACCTGCGCTCGATACGCCGTGAGTTCGAGCATGCCGGCATTACCTACAAGCTGCTGCTTCGTCCTGGCCGCCTGGTCCGTGCGGACGGGGCCGAGCGGGAGGAATTCCCCGGCGAGCGCGAGCAGATCGTGGAGGCGGTGATGCAGCGCATTGCCAGCGACCGCGCTCGGCTGAGCGTGGAGAACGAGAAGGTGCGCCTCTCTTTCTCTCTCTATGAGATCCGCGAGGAACTGCGGAAGGTCCGGCACCTTTACAGCCTGGATGAGATCAAGGACGCGCTGACGGTCCTACACACGGCGGTGGTCGAGATCACCCGCACGGACCGCAAGGGACAGATGGTGCTTTCCTCCTCCTCCTTCCCCGTGCTCGCCCTGCGCCGGAAGGACGACCAGGAGAGTGCCTATCTCGAATTCAACCCGCTGGTCGAGAACGCGATCAAGAACCTCCACTACCGCCGGATCAACTACGATTGGCTGATGCGGATCTCGCATCCCTTGTCGCGTTGGCTCTATCTGAAGTTGTGCCAGACCATCACCGAGGTGCGGCCGGGAGAGAGCCCGTTGATCTCGATGACGGCCATGGAGATCGCCCGGGACGGCCCCATGGCGGCACGCTCGCGGCCGCGGGACACGCTGCGCTACGTGACGAAAGCGGTGGAGGTCTTGGTCCGGGACGGGCTCCTGGAAGATCTCGGCGCGGACGGGATGCGCGTCATCAAGGACGGCCGCAAGAAGGCCGACGTGGCTTTCGACATCGTGCCGACGCAGGGCTTCATGGAGGACATCCGTCGCGCCGATGCCCTGGTGGCGGACAGCAAGGAGCGTCTGCGCGTCGCCTCGGGAAGCGAAAGCCCGAACCGCTTCGTGAATGTGGAGCGCGCTACCACCCATGCGGTGAAATCCGCCCGGCGCCGGCTGGCCTCGAACGTCACGACGGCTGCACTGGCCAAGACCGCTGCGGGTGGATAGCCCGCCTGGGCCTGTTTCGACGGTGGTTCCGCTCAACCACCAGAGCTGGGCGCCCACCGGTCGGAACATGACGGTCCCAGGATGAACGTCCCGGGGCCGGACCGCCATGATACCGAGACGGTGGTGATTGGCGGCGGCATCATCGGTCTGGCCATCACCTCCTGCCTGCAGGAGCGTGGCCGGCCGGTCCTGCTGCTGGACCGGAAAGGCATCGCCCTGGAAGCCAGCTATGGCAATGCTGGCGCCTTCGCCTTTTCCGACGTCATGCCCCTGGCCTCGCCCGGAATCATGCGCAAGGCGCCGCGCTGGCTGCTGGACCCCCTCGGCCCTCTCGCCATCCCGCCCCGCCACCTGCCGCGCATCGCGCCCTGGCTCTTCCGCTTCTGGCGCGCCAGCCGCCCGGACAGGGTCCGGCACAGCATCCTGGCGCAGGTGGCGATGATGCGGCTGGCGGAGCAGGAGATGTCCGCTCTGGTCGCACGGCACGGGCTGGCCTCCATGGTCCATGCCGACGGGGCCCTGGAGCTGTACGAGAGCGAGGAGGAATGGCGCGCCTCCCTGTCGGGATGGGATCTCCGCGCCGCCCATGGCATCGCGTTCCGACATCTGCGGGGCGGGGAGATCGCCGCGTTGCAGCCGGGCCTGTCTCCTCGCATCCGCGTCGCGACCTTCGTACCGGGTTGGAAGACCGTCACCGATCCGCATCTCTTCGCGCAGGCCTTGGCTGCCCGGTTGCAGGAGCAGGGGTTGATCTTCCGGCAGGCGGAGGTCCGGGCCGTACGACCGGACGAAGACGGCTGCGTATCGGTGTATCTGGCCGACGGCACTGAGCTGACGGCATCCCGAGCGGTGATTGCCTGCGGCGCCTGGTCGCGGCCCCTGGCCCTGGCGCTAGGGGACCGCATTCCGCTGGAGACGGAGCGCGGCTACAACACCACCCTCCCGCCCGGCGCCTTCGATCTGCGACGCCAGCTGACCTTCGGGGCGCATGGCTTCGTGGTGACGCCGATCGGCGGCGGCGTACGCGTCGGCGGCGCTGTGGAGCTCGGCGGCCTGTTGGCCCCACCGAACTACGCACGTTCGCAGGCTCTGCTGGACAAGGCGGCCACCTTCCTGCCCCAGCTACGCACCACGGGCGGGACCCAGTGGATGGGCTTCCGCCCTTCGCTGCCCGACAGTCTCCCCGTGATCGGGCCCTCCCGGGCCAGCCCGCGCATCCTCTATGCCTTCGGCCATGGTCATCTCGGCCTGACCCAGTCCGCTGCGACGGGGCGCCTGATCGCCGACCTGATCACCGGCGAGGAACCGCCCCTTGATCCCGCGCCCTTCCGCGCCGGACGCTTCTGACCGGTACCATGCTGCGGGTCGGGCGTGACGGCGGGTGATCAGGCGCTATGCTCCGTCAGGCACGGAACGACGAGGCATCCCCATGGCACGGCACAGCTTCTTCTGCATCGATGGCCATACCTGCGGCAATCCGGTGCGTCTGGTCAGTGGCGGCGGGCCGATCCTCGCCGGCGCCAACATGATCGAGAAGCGTGCCCATTTCCTCGCGGAATACGACTGGATCCGCACCGGCCTGATGTTCGAGCCACGTGGGCACGACATGATGTCGGGTTCGATCCTCTATCCACCCACCAGGCCGGATTGCGACATCGCCATCCTGTTCATCGAGACCTCGGGCTGCCTGCCGATGTGCGGGCACGGAACCATCGGCACCGTCACCATGGCCCTTGAACATGGCCTCGTGACACCGAAGCAGCCCGGCCTCTTGCGCCTGGACACGCCGGCCGGCGTCGTCACCGCCACCTACCGGCAGGAAGGCGGCTTCGTGGAGGAGGTGCGGATCACCAACATCGCTTCCTTCCTCCATTCGGAAGGTCTGGAGGTGGACTGTCCCGGATTGGGGACGATCCGTGTCGATGTCGCCTATGGCGGCAACTTCTACGCTATCGTCGATCCGCAGCAGAACTTCCGCGACATGGCCGACTTCTCTGCCTCCCAACTGGTGCAGATGAGCCCGCTGCTGCGACACGCCCTGAACGAGCGCTACGATTTCGTGCATCCGGAGAAGCCCGAGATCCGTTGCCTTAGTCACATCCTGTGGACCGGCGCACCGAAGCATCCGGAAGCGGATGCGCGCAACGCCGTCTTCTATGGGGACAAGGCGATCGACCGCTCGCCCTGCGGCACGGGAACCTCGGCGCGGATGGCGCAATGGGCCGCGAAGGGGAGATTGCGCTCCGGCGACGCCTTCGTGCACGAAAGCATCATCGGCTCGCTGTTCCGGGGCCGGGTGGAAGAAGCCGTTGGCCTTGGAGGACGTCCCGCAATCATTCCTTCCATCGCGGGCTGGGCGAGGACCACGGGCTACAACACGATCTTCATCGACGACCGCGATCCTTACGCCCATGGCTTCCAGGTGGGGTGAGTTCCGGCCGGCGTTCTGACGTCAGAACCGCTTGGTTGTAGTGCAGGGCAGCAAAATGTTGCGATATCGGATATATGCCGCGCATTGGAACCGCTTCGGCGTCACTCTCCGGATTATGATGGCAAGGTGCCGTGAGGGCGACGCCGGCGCCCCGCTTCACCACCCACTGTTGCTTGACCGCGATCAAGACGGAAACTAACTCTTTCCGGATACGAGGCCTGAATGGCCCGAGGAGGCTTCTGTGACCATGCAGATCTCGCGGCGCGGCCTTCTGAAGGCTGCCGGCGCGGGTGTCGCGGCGACATCTTTGGCATCGATGGGTTTCGGGGAGGCGGAAGCCGCCGTCGCCGCCCATGTCCGGCCACTGAAGCTCGCGAACACCACCGAAACGCGCAACACCTGTCCCTACTGCTCCGTGGCCTGCGGCGTCATCCTCTATTCGAAGGGTGATGTCCGGAAGGGCGAGAAGGCCGAGATTATCCATGTCGAGGGCGACGTGGACCATCCGACCAATCTCGGCACGCTCTGCCCCAAGGGCGCGGCACTCAAGGACTTCATCCACGCGCCGACCCGGCTGAAGCAGCCGATGGTGCGCCGCCCCGGATCGGACCGCTTCGAGCCGGTCTCCTGGGATCAGGCGCTAGACCGCATCGCCCGTCTGATGAAGGACGACCGCGACGCCAACTTCCTCAGCCAGAACGACGCTGGCACGCCGGTCAACCGCTGGACCACGGTCGGCATGCTCGCGGCCTCGGCCACCACCAACGAGACCGCCTGGTGCACCTTCAAGGTCGCCAAGGGCCTCGGGATCGTAGGATTCGACAACCAAGCTCGCGTCTGACACGGCCCCACGGTGTCCAGTTTGGGCCCGACATTTGGCCGTGGCGCGATGACGAACGCCTGGACCGATATCAAGAACACCGATCTCGTTGTCGTCATGGGCGGCAATGCGGCGGAAGCGCATCCCTGTGGCTTCAAATGGGTCACGGAAGCGAAAGCCCACCGGGGCGCCAAGCTCATCGTCGTGGACCCGCGCTACACCCGCACGGCCTCGGTGGCGGATTTCTATGCGCCGATCCGGCAGGGCTCGGACATCGCCTTCCTGATGGGCGTGATCCGCTACTGCATCGAGAACGACAAGATCCAGTGGGAGTACACCAAGGCCTTCACCAACGCCGCCTATATCGTGAAGGAGGGCTTCGGCTGGCAGGACGGGCTCTTCACGGGCTATGACGAGGAGAAGCGCGACTACGACCGGTCGAGCTGGGAATACGAGATCGGCGAGGACGGTTACGCTGTCACCGACCCGACGCTCCAGCACCCTCGCTGCGTCTGGAATCTCCTGAAGCAGCACGTCTCGATCTACACGCCCGAGATGGTGGAGCGCATCTGCGGCACGCCGAAGGCCAAGTTCCTTCGCGTCTGCGAGATGATCGCTGAGTGCTCGTCGCCGACCAAGACGATGACCTCGATGTACGCGCTGGGCTGGACGCAGCATTCGCATGGCGCCCAGAACATCCGCGGCATGGCGATGCTCCAGCTCATCCTGGGCAATATTGGCGTGCGCGGCGGCGGCATGAACGCGCTGCGTGGGCATTCGAACATCCAGGGCCTGACCGATCTGGGCCTGATGTCGCACCTGCTCACCGGCTATCTGAACATGCCGACGGAGGCCGAGACAGACTTCGGGACCTATATGAAGTCGCGGCAGTTCAAGCCGCTGCAGCCGGGCCAGACCAGCTACTGGCAGAACTAC carries:
- a CDS encoding AAA family ATPase, whose amino-acid sequence is MDSQMLKEARQQLRLSQVELKDILNRRMGRAYDKSKVSRWENGREPIPREVAVEIAAIAQARPANARILAFANQKGGVGKTTSALNVAASLAALGRRVLVIDMDPQATATAAVLAGGGVEAYRQGRTTAHVILNGRPLAEAIVHAGDALADTAGQGRVIPFDLVASHIELSDTDGRREPGFDAALREAVAPIRSSYDWIVLDSPPNLGMLTWMTLAAATEVIVPVRTEPYDAMGVGLILATANKVQRRLNPDLRIIGVLPTQFSQRRAVDREVLSHLSQAMLERVPLLEPIPASAAFGHAARDGRIAVPASHGQSGAAAGAAYLRLAEALSDGRPLPRAEVS
- a CDS encoding 4-hydroxyproline epimerase, with amino-acid sequence MARHSFFCIDGHTCGNPVRLVSGGGPILAGANMIEKRAHFLAEYDWIRTGLMFEPRGHDMMSGSILYPPTRPDCDIAILFIETSGCLPMCGHGTIGTVTMALEHGLVTPKQPGLLRLDTPAGVVTATYRQEGGFVEEVRITNIASFLHSEGLEVDCPGLGTIRVDVAYGGNFYAIVDPQQNFRDMADFSASQLVQMSPLLRHALNERYDFVHPEKPEIRCLSHILWTGAPKHPEADARNAVFYGDKAIDRSPCGTGTSARMAQWAAKGRLRSGDAFVHESIIGSLFRGRVEEAVGLGGRPAIIPSIAGWARTTGYNTIFIDDRDPYAHGFQVG
- a CDS encoding helix-turn-helix domain-containing protein, which translates into the protein MASNASLDQVTRWGKIPAWWLLHPAVDADRLAVMAALCTYADEAGFCEPSQATLARRLGRSRPWVNRVIADLATAGLIRKQARSRQNGGTTSCRYQLAQTPEQARSFVQDGPPPVMGETGLCPNRDRPCHPADTSHAIPEQIQDTHTMPAQPGADTPVECQDPERPARQGSALREPPPDWLPSRDITERARHLHPDAALEHHTLRFVTRCRAKGYRYANLDEAWLEWLIADQVQPRRLSATRPEVASRSAPPAGKRQAEHRLHRFDAWAAAAMSPPGHVSPC
- a CDS encoding NAD(P)/FAD-dependent oxidoreductase, yielding MNVPGPDRHDTETVVIGGGIIGLAITSCLQERGRPVLLLDRKGIALEASYGNAGAFAFSDVMPLASPGIMRKAPRWLLDPLGPLAIPPRHLPRIAPWLFRFWRASRPDRVRHSILAQVAMMRLAEQEMSALVARHGLASMVHADGALELYESEEEWRASLSGWDLRAAHGIAFRHLRGGEIAALQPGLSPRIRVATFVPGWKTVTDPHLFAQALAARLQEQGLIFRQAEVRAVRPDEDGCVSVYLADGTELTASRAVIACGAWSRPLALALGDRIPLETERGYNTTLPPGAFDLRRQLTFGAHGFVVTPIGGGVRVGGAVELGGLLAPPNYARSQALLDKAATFLPQLRTTGGTQWMGFRPSLPDSLPVIGPSRASPRILYAFGHGHLGLTQSAATGRLIADLITGEEPPLDPAPFRAGRF